The Thermus brockianus genome window below encodes:
- the cdd gene encoding cytidine deaminase, which translates to MEGVRRLLEAHVVRAYAPYSGFPVVALVEAEGEVFLGVNVENASFPLSQCAERNAVAAMVLAGKRRIDRVHVYSPKGPIPPCGGCRQVLMEFGTPQTPVLLHGPEGYVEKTLGELLPLAFRL; encoded by the coding sequence ATGGAGGGGGTTAGGCGGCTTTTGGAGGCGCACGTGGTCCGGGCCTACGCCCCCTACTCGGGCTTTCCCGTGGTGGCCTTGGTGGAGGCGGAAGGGGAAGTGTTCCTAGGGGTGAACGTGGAAAACGCCAGCTTCCCCCTTTCCCAGTGCGCCGAGCGGAACGCGGTGGCGGCCATGGTCCTGGCGGGGAAACGGCGCATAGACCGGGTGCACGTCTATAGCCCCAAGGGCCCCATTCCTCCGTGCGGGGGGTGCCGGCAGGTGCTCATGGAGTTCGGCACCCCACAAACCCCAGTTCTCCTCCACGGCCCCGAGGGCTACGTGGAGAAGACCCTGGGCGAGCTCTTACCCCTGGCCTTCCGCCTCTAG
- a CDS encoding dihydrodipicolinate synthase family protein has protein sequence MILPSIPTPFDTKGRLDLEAFRTLAEALEPLVDGLLIYGSNGEGVHLTPEERGQGLRALRPRKPFLVGLMEETLPQAERALEEAQEVGAMALLATPPRYYHGSLGEGLSRYYEALAERMPLFLYHVPQNTKVDLPLSAVEALARHPRILGIKDSSGDLSRLAFYQAKLPGFRVFTGHAPTFLGALALGAEGGILAAANLAPRAYKALLHHFRQGEFAQAEALQKKLFPLGDLLAKGGVPLLKQALRHLGLPAGYPRPPYPAESPLWGSFLPVLERLKEEGWLL, from the coding sequence ATGATCCTGCCCTCCATCCCTACCCCCTTTGACACGAAGGGAAGGCTAGACCTGGAGGCCTTCCGCACCCTGGCCGAGGCCCTGGAACCCCTGGTGGACGGGCTTCTCATCTACGGCTCCAACGGGGAAGGGGTCCACCTGACCCCCGAGGAGCGGGGCCAAGGCCTCCGGGCCCTCCGCCCCAGGAAGCCCTTCCTGGTAGGCCTCATGGAGGAGACCCTACCCCAGGCGGAAAGGGCCCTGGAGGAGGCCCAGGAGGTGGGGGCCATGGCCCTTTTGGCCACCCCTCCCCGCTACTACCACGGAAGCCTTGGGGAAGGCCTTTCCCGGTACTACGAAGCCCTGGCGGAGAGGATGCCCCTTTTCCTCTACCACGTGCCCCAAAACACCAAGGTGGACCTCCCCCTCTCCGCCGTGGAGGCCCTGGCCCGGCATCCCCGGATCCTGGGCATCAAGGACTCTAGCGGCGACCTCTCCCGCCTCGCCTTCTACCAAGCCAAGCTCCCGGGCTTCCGCGTCTTCACCGGGCACGCCCCCACCTTCCTCGGGGCCTTGGCCCTGGGGGCGGAAGGGGGCATCCTGGCCGCCGCCAACCTGGCCCCCAGAGCCTACAAAGCCCTCCTCCACCACTTCCGCCAAGGCGAGTTCGCCCAGGCCGAGGCGCTCCAAAAGAAGCTTTTCCCCCTGGGGGATCTCCTCGCCAAGGGGGGCGTGCCCCTCTTGAAGCAGGCCCTACGGCACCTGGGCCTCCCCGCCGGCTACCCTAGGCCCCCCTACCCGGCGGAAAGCCCCCTTTGGGGAAGCTTCCTGCCCGTTTTGGAAAGGCTTAAGGAGGAAGGATGGCTCTTATAA